A single Camelus ferus isolate YT-003-E chromosome 3, BCGSAC_Cfer_1.0, whole genome shotgun sequence DNA region contains:
- the PDCD6 gene encoding programmed cell death protein 6 isoform X1, with protein MAAYPYRPGPGAGPAAGAALPDQSFLWNVFQRVDKDRSGVISDNELQQALSNGTWTPFNPVTVRSIISMFDRENKAGVNFSEFTGVWKYITDWQHVFRTYDRDNSGMIDRNELKQALSGFGYRLSDQFHDILIRKFDRQGRGQIAFDDFIQGCIVLQRLTDIFRRYDTDQDGWIQVSYEQYLSMVFSIV; from the exons ATGGCCGCCTACCCGTACCGCCCGGGCCCCGGGGCCGGCCCTGCCGCGGGCGCCGCGCTGCCGGACCAGAGCTTCCTGTGGAACGTCTTCCAGAG GGTTGACAAAGACAGGAGCGGCGTGATATCGGACAACGAGCTTCAACAAGCGCTGTCGAACG GCACGTGGACTCCATTTAACCCAGTGACTGTCCGGTCGATCATAT CCATGTTTGACCGGGAGAACAAGGCCGGCGTGAACTTCAGCGAGTTCACGGGCGTCTGGAAGTACATCACGGACTGGCAGCACGTCTTCCGCACCTACGACAGGGACAACTCGGGCATGATCGACAGGAACGAGCTCAAGCAAGCCCTCTCAGGTTTTG GGTACCGGCTCTCCGACCAGTTTCACGACATCCTCATTCGCAAGTTCGACAGACAAGGACGAGGTCAGATTGCCTTTGATGACTTCATCCAGGGCTGCATCGTCTTGCAG AGGTTGACAGATATATTCAGACGCTACGACACGGACCAGGATGGTTGGATTCAGGTGTCGTATGAACAGTACCTCTCCATGGTCTTCAGCATCGTATGA
- the PDCD6 gene encoding programmed cell death protein 6 isoform X2, translating to MAAYPYRPGPGAGPAAGAALPDQSFLWNVFQRVDKDRSGVISDNELQQALSNGTWTPFNPVTVRSIISMFDRENKAGVNFSEFTGVWKYITDWQHVFRTYDRDNSGMIDRNELKQALSGYRLSDQFHDILIRKFDRQGRGQIAFDDFIQGCIVLQRLTDIFRRYDTDQDGWIQVSYEQYLSMVFSIV from the exons ATGGCCGCCTACCCGTACCGCCCGGGCCCCGGGGCCGGCCCTGCCGCGGGCGCCGCGCTGCCGGACCAGAGCTTCCTGTGGAACGTCTTCCAGAG GGTTGACAAAGACAGGAGCGGCGTGATATCGGACAACGAGCTTCAACAAGCGCTGTCGAACG GCACGTGGACTCCATTTAACCCAGTGACTGTCCGGTCGATCATAT CCATGTTTGACCGGGAGAACAAGGCCGGCGTGAACTTCAGCGAGTTCACGGGCGTCTGGAAGTACATCACGGACTGGCAGCACGTCTTCCGCACCTACGACAGGGACAACTCGGGCATGATCGACAGGAACGAGCTCAAGCAAGCCCTCTCAG GGTACCGGCTCTCCGACCAGTTTCACGACATCCTCATTCGCAAGTTCGACAGACAAGGACGAGGTCAGATTGCCTTTGATGACTTCATCCAGGGCTGCATCGTCTTGCAG AGGTTGACAGATATATTCAGACGCTACGACACGGACCAGGATGGTTGGATTCAGGTGTCGTATGAACAGTACCTCTCCATGGTCTTCAGCATCGTATGA
- the PDCD6 gene encoding programmed cell death protein 6 isoform X3, with protein sequence MFDRENKAGVNFSEFTGVWKYITDWQHVFRTYDRDNSGMIDRNELKQALSGFGYRLSDQFHDILIRKFDRQGRGQIAFDDFIQGCIVLQRLTDIFRRYDTDQDGWIQVSYEQYLSMVFSIV encoded by the exons ATGTTTGACCGGGAGAACAAGGCCGGCGTGAACTTCAGCGAGTTCACGGGCGTCTGGAAGTACATCACGGACTGGCAGCACGTCTTCCGCACCTACGACAGGGACAACTCGGGCATGATCGACAGGAACGAGCTCAAGCAAGCCCTCTCAGGTTTTG GGTACCGGCTCTCCGACCAGTTTCACGACATCCTCATTCGCAAGTTCGACAGACAAGGACGAGGTCAGATTGCCTTTGATGACTTCATCCAGGGCTGCATCGTCTTGCAG AGGTTGACAGATATATTCAGACGCTACGACACGGACCAGGATGGTTGGATTCAGGTGTCGTATGAACAGTACCTCTCCATGGTCTTCAGCATCGTATGA